A single Sphingomonas kaistensis DNA region contains:
- a CDS encoding enoyl-CoA hydratase/isomerase family protein — translation MTSDVLITVEGRLGRIRLNRPRAIHALNLGMCDAMSAALLEWRDDPAIDAVLIDHAEGRGFCAGGDVVALAKSGASDGKEAAAFFHAEYRLNHLLFTYPKPTIALMDGITMGGGVGIALPCQVRVATEATRLAMPETGIGLFPDVGGGWYLSRLEGRVGQFMALTGARLDGAECKYLGLATHYVPQAALPDLVERLTAAPARAAGAAGNFAGVPPTARIEQNMADIARLFAPDTLEDVIAGLEAEDSDWARSELATLRSKSPLSCKVSLRLLQEGATRESFEDEMRAEYALASRVVMTHDFVEGVRALLIDKDNRADWKPPVPEAVLDETVDQLFTDLPPEEAWTPFPEAK, via the coding sequence GTGACCAGCGATGTCCTGATTACGGTCGAGGGCCGGCTGGGGCGGATTCGGCTCAATCGCCCGCGCGCGATCCATGCGCTGAACCTCGGCATGTGCGACGCGATGAGCGCGGCGCTGCTCGAGTGGCGCGACGATCCGGCAATCGATGCGGTGCTGATCGATCATGCCGAGGGGCGCGGATTCTGCGCGGGTGGCGATGTTGTCGCCCTGGCGAAGTCCGGGGCGAGCGACGGAAAAGAGGCCGCGGCCTTTTTCCACGCCGAATATCGCCTCAACCACCTGCTCTTCACTTATCCCAAGCCGACCATCGCGTTGATGGACGGGATAACCATGGGCGGCGGGGTCGGGATCGCCCTTCCCTGCCAGGTTCGCGTCGCGACCGAAGCGACCCGGCTTGCAATGCCGGAAACGGGCATCGGCCTGTTCCCCGACGTCGGCGGCGGCTGGTATTTGTCGCGGCTGGAGGGCCGGGTCGGGCAGTTCATGGCGCTGACCGGCGCGCGGCTCGACGGGGCCGAATGCAAGTATCTCGGCCTTGCCACCCACTATGTTCCGCAGGCCGCGCTTCCCGATCTCGTCGAGCGGCTAACGGCCGCGCCAGCTCGCGCCGCAGGGGCCGCGGGCAATTTCGCCGGCGTGCCTCCCACCGCGCGGATCGAGCAGAACATGGCCGACATCGCCCGCCTGTTCGCGCCCGACACGCTGGAAGACGTGATCGCCGGCCTGGAAGCCGAGGACAGCGACTGGGCGCGCTCCGAACTTGCCACGCTGCGCAGCAAGAGTCCGCTGTCGTGCAAGGTTTCCCTGCGCCTGTTGCAGGAAGGCGCAACGCGCGAGAGTTTCGAGGACGAGATGCGCGCCGAATATGCGCTGGCGAGCCGGGTCGTGATGACCCACGATTTCGTCGAAGGGGTTCGCGCGCTGCTGATCGACAAGGACAATCGCGCCGACTGGAAGCCGCCGGTGCCCGAAGCGGTGCTGGACGAGACCGTCGACCAACTGTTTACCGACCTTCCGCCTGAAGAGGCGTGGACCCCGTTCCCGGAGGCCAAATGA
- a CDS encoding cytochrome c has product MRAFLMLAAAVLSLAGCSSGSDDANAVLNDANASGVDASAEVLNTAMAAADTPLERKAALAKIKERHEGYEKIGKAMRAAKQAIDKEDLGAVRTSADRIATLAPQAIGWFPLGTGPDVAKTGAKADIWQQRAEFDKGMANFNEAARVFQATTAGGDFGAIKEAHANLGKTCSACHDRFRSNMHD; this is encoded by the coding sequence ATGCGCGCGTTTCTGATGCTGGCAGCCGCTGTCCTCTCCCTCGCTGGCTGCAGCAGCGGGAGCGATGATGCCAATGCCGTGCTCAACGACGCCAATGCGAGCGGGGTGGACGCGAGCGCCGAAGTCCTCAACACCGCCATGGCGGCTGCCGACACCCCGCTGGAGCGCAAAGCCGCCCTCGCCAAGATTAAGGAGCGGCACGAGGGCTACGAGAAGATCGGCAAAGCGATGCGCGCCGCCAAGCAGGCGATCGACAAGGAGGACCTAGGCGCGGTGCGGACCTCGGCCGATCGGATCGCGACCCTTGCCCCGCAGGCGATCGGCTGGTTCCCGCTCGGCACCGGTCCCGACGTCGCGAAAACCGGGGCCAAGGCCGACATCTGGCAGCAGCGGGCCGAGTTCGACAAGGGCATGGCGAACTTCAACGAGGCAGCGAGGGTGTTTCAGGCGACTACCGCCGGCGGCGATTTCGGGGCGATCAAGGAAGCCCACGCCAATCTCGGCAAGACCTGCAGCGCCTGCCACGATCGCTTCCGCTCGAACATGCATGACTGA
- a CDS encoding enoyl-CoA hydratase-related protein, whose translation MTDYSTLLVEKHDAVTLVRLNRPQALNALNSQVLAELIDAFAAYDADDSQRCLVLTGSEKAFAAGADIKEMQAQGFADMYSANFFAGWERVTDTRKPWITAVSGFALGGGCEVAMMADFIIAGDNAKFGQPEIKLGVTPGMGGSQRLAAAVGKAKAMEMCLTGRMMGAEEAEKAGLVARVVPAASLVEEALKTAAEIAAMPPLAAIAAKEMVNAAFELPLAQGVKFERRLFHGLFGTEDQKEGMSAFVEKRPGKWTGK comes from the coding sequence ATGACCGACTATTCCACTTTGCTCGTCGAGAAGCACGACGCCGTCACGCTGGTGCGGCTCAACCGCCCGCAGGCGCTGAACGCGCTGAACAGCCAGGTGCTGGCCGAGCTGATCGATGCCTTTGCCGCCTACGACGCCGACGACAGCCAGCGCTGCCTGGTGCTGACCGGCAGCGAAAAGGCGTTTGCGGCCGGCGCCGACATCAAGGAGATGCAGGCGCAGGGCTTTGCCGACATGTATTCGGCCAATTTCTTTGCCGGGTGGGAACGGGTCACCGACACCCGCAAGCCGTGGATCACGGCGGTCAGCGGCTTTGCGCTGGGCGGCGGGTGCGAGGTGGCGATGATGGCCGACTTCATCATCGCCGGCGACAATGCCAAGTTCGGCCAGCCCGAGATCAAGCTTGGCGTAACCCCCGGCATGGGCGGCTCGCAGCGGCTCGCCGCCGCGGTCGGCAAGGCCAAGGCGATGGAAATGTGCCTGACCGGCCGGATGATGGGCGCCGAGGAAGCCGAAAAGGCTGGCCTGGTCGCCCGGGTGGTGCCGGCCGCGTCCTTGGTCGAGGAAGCGCTCAAGACCGCCGCAGAAATTGCCGCTATGCCCCCGCTCGCCGCGATCGCGGCCAAAGAGATGGTCAACGCGGCATTCGAGCTTCCGCTGGCGCAGGGTGTGAAGTTTGAACGGCGGCTGTTCCACGGCCTGTTCGGGACCGAGGACCAAAAGGAAGGTATGAGCGCCTTTGTGGAAAAGCGCCCGGGCAAGTGGACGGGCAAGTAG
- the mmsB gene encoding 3-hydroxyisobutyrate dehydrogenase produces the protein MARIAFIGLGNMGGGMAANLAKAGHEVRAFDLSEAALAKAEERGCSRSADAAAAVEGAEAVVTMLPAGKHVAEVYRSAVFGKAPTDAILLDCSTIDVATARAVEEEARAAGYEMVDAPVSGGIAAAEGGTLTFMVGGTDAGFERARPILEKMGKAVIHAGGSGSGQAAKIVNNMLLGVTMAGTCEAFVLAQKLGLDPQVFFDISSKASGQSWSMTSYCPVPGVGPETPADRGYDGGFAAQLMLKDLKLAMEASQAAGAYTPMGGEAAELYGRFVERGGGPKDFSALIKMIDDSWTPPAGAE, from the coding sequence ATGGCACGGATCGCGTTCATCGGGCTCGGCAACATGGGCGGCGGAATGGCCGCCAATCTCGCCAAGGCGGGGCATGAGGTGCGTGCCTTCGACCTCAGCGAAGCGGCGCTGGCCAAGGCCGAGGAGCGCGGCTGTTCTCGCTCGGCGGATGCGGCGGCGGCGGTCGAGGGCGCCGAAGCGGTGGTGACCATGTTGCCCGCGGGCAAGCATGTCGCCGAAGTCTATCGCTCGGCGGTGTTCGGCAAGGCGCCGACCGATGCCATCCTGCTCGACTGCTCGACCATTGACGTCGCCACCGCTCGCGCGGTCGAGGAAGAAGCGCGGGCCGCGGGCTACGAGATGGTCGATGCGCCGGTGTCCGGCGGGATCGCGGCGGCCGAGGGCGGGACGCTTACCTTCATGGTTGGCGGCACCGATGCCGGTTTCGAGCGCGCCCGGCCTATCCTCGAGAAGATGGGTAAGGCGGTGATCCATGCCGGCGGCTCGGGCTCGGGCCAGGCGGCGAAGATCGTCAACAACATGCTGCTCGGCGTTACCATGGCGGGCACCTGCGAAGCCTTTGTGCTGGCGCAGAAGCTCGGCCTCGACCCGCAGGTATTCTTCGATATCTCCAGCAAGGCCAGCGGACAAAGCTGGTCGATGACCTCCTATTGCCCGGTGCCGGGCGTCGGTCCGGAGACCCCGGCCGACCGCGGCTATGACGGCGGCTTCGCGGCGCAGCTGATGCTCAAGGATTTGAAGCTCGCGATGGAAGCGTCGCAGGCGGCGGGCGCTTACACCCCGATGGGCGGCGAAGCGGCCGAACTCTATGGGCGCTTCGTCGAGCGGGGCGGCGGACCCAAGGATTTCTCCGCCCTGATCAAGATGATCGACGACAGTTGGACCCCGCCCGCCGGAGCTGAGTAA
- a CDS encoding RidA family protein: MTVRRATGSSPYEGRYGFSRAVRVGERILVSGAAPVEADGSSMPGDAAVQARRCFAIILQAIEELGGSAGDVVRTRMYIVDPADADAVGSVHGAIFGETRPAATMVVVKALLRDEWLVEIEAEALVG, encoded by the coding sequence ATGACGGTTCGACGCGCCACGGGCTCGTCGCCATACGAAGGTCGTTACGGCTTTTCCCGCGCCGTTCGGGTGGGTGAGCGCATTCTCGTTTCCGGCGCCGCGCCGGTCGAAGCCGATGGCTCGTCCATGCCTGGTGATGCCGCAGTGCAGGCGCGGCGGTGCTTTGCGATCATCCTGCAGGCGATCGAGGAGCTTGGCGGGTCGGCAGGCGATGTTGTGCGCACCCGAATGTACATCGTCGATCCGGCGGATGCGGACGCCGTCGGCTCGGTTCACGGCGCGATATTCGGCGAAACCCGGCCTGCGGCGACGATGGTCGTTGTAAAAGCGCTGCTACGCGACGAATGGTTGGTCGAGATCGAAGCGGAGGCGTTGGTAGGGTGA
- a CDS encoding VOC family protein, translating to MSQAHIDYVELPSAGAHELTRAFYRKAFGWTFADYGPTYSATEGAVSVGLQGDPEEALSAPLPVVRVDDLDAAFDAVTKAGGHIAKPIFAFPGGRRFHFIDPGGNEIAVWVAA from the coding sequence ATGAGCCAAGCCCATATCGATTATGTCGAATTGCCGAGCGCGGGGGCGCATGAGCTGACCCGTGCTTTCTATCGCAAGGCGTTCGGCTGGACCTTCGCCGATTACGGTCCGACCTACAGCGCGACCGAGGGCGCCGTCAGTGTCGGCTTGCAGGGCGATCCGGAGGAAGCGCTGTCGGCGCCGCTGCCGGTGGTTCGGGTTGACGATCTCGACGCGGCGTTCGACGCGGTGACCAAGGCGGGCGGTCATATCGCCAAGCCGATCTTCGCCTTTCCCGGCGGCCGCCGCTTTCACTTCATCGATCCCGGCGGCAATGAAATCGCGGTCTGGGTCGCGGCCTAA
- a CDS encoding polysaccharide deacetylase family protein, giving the protein MGFLVLLLALLLTGAPAAAVDKRIALTFDDAPRHRGPFFTPDERTERLIAGLRNARVRQAAFFVIPGNFGKNDGVGGERRIAAYVRAGHVIANHSWSHPALTDVSATEYIANIDQAEAWLKGQPGHRPWFRFPYLNEGRADKTKRNAVRAALAERGLRNGYVTADGADWNMEALTSDAVKANKPIDRKALRDLYVETMVGAADYNDALARRVLGRSPAHVLLLHETDLAALFIPDLVKGLRKAGWTIVTADEAYADPLGSRLPDVPSMQGTLTEARAWEQGMPAPRWYDRVSPKIADPLFRQRVLGER; this is encoded by the coding sequence ATGGGCTTTCTCGTCCTGCTGCTGGCGCTGCTCCTGACCGGCGCGCCGGCAGCGGCGGTGGACAAGCGCATCGCCCTTACTTTCGACGATGCACCGCGGCACCGGGGGCCGTTCTTCACCCCGGACGAGCGCACCGAGCGGCTGATTGCGGGCCTTCGCAACGCTAGGGTGCGACAGGCGGCGTTCTTCGTCATACCCGGCAACTTCGGCAAGAATGACGGGGTCGGCGGCGAACGGAGGATCGCGGCTTATGTCCGCGCCGGGCACGTCATCGCCAATCATAGCTGGAGCCACCCGGCACTGACCGACGTGTCGGCGACGGAGTACATCGCCAACATCGACCAGGCCGAAGCCTGGCTGAAGGGGCAGCCCGGCCACCGCCCGTGGTTCCGCTTCCCGTATCTGAACGAAGGCCGCGCCGACAAAACCAAGCGCAACGCCGTGCGTGCCGCGCTGGCTGAGCGGGGGCTTCGCAACGGTTATGTCACCGCCGACGGTGCCGACTGGAACATGGAAGCCCTGACCTCCGACGCGGTAAAGGCGAACAAGCCGATCGACCGAAAGGCGCTGCGCGATCTCTACGTCGAGACCATGGTCGGGGCAGCGGACTATAACGACGCACTGGCCCGGCGCGTGCTTGGCCGGTCGCCCGCCCACGTGTTGCTGCTGCACGAAACCGATCTCGCCGCTTTGTTCATTCCTGACCTGGTCAAGGGGCTGCGCAAGGCGGGCTGGACCATCGTCACTGCCGATGAAGCTTATGCCGATCCGCTTGGAAGCCGTCTGCCCGATGTCCCCTCGATGCAGGGCACGCTGACCGAGGCGCGAGCTTGGGAACAGGGCATGCCCGCGCCGCGCTGGTACGACCGGGTCAGTCCGAAGATCGCCGATCCCCTGTTCCGCCAACGGGTGCTGGGTGAACGATGA
- the gltX gene encoding glutamate--tRNA ligase — protein MLPLSSERRDPADRGKRKARLSASTIVTRFAPSPTGYLHIGGARTALFNWLFARHHGGKYLLRIEDTDRARSTPEAIDAILDGLAWLDIAGDGEPHFQSHYEARHAEVAHQLIERGAAYRCYLSQDELARRREEAQAAKKPFRIVSEWRDGGEAPSPDAPFVVRLKAPREGETVIEDMVQGRVVVRNEELDDFVLLRSDGTPTYMLAVVVDDHDMGVTHVIRGDDHLNNAFRQLAIVKAMGWPEPTYGHIPLIHGADGAKLSKRHGALGVDAYRDEMGILPEALFNYLLRLGWGHGDDEIISREQAIEWFDIDHVGKSPSRMDLKKLENVNGHYLRHAEDSRLAVLVAARRGGLDAEELALLERAMPELKARAKDLNELSANADFLFVSRPLQMDDKAASLLDDTARALLGRLHDALKGAEWTHDGTEAVVKALAEAEGLKLGKLAQPLRAALTGRATSPGIFDVLVLLGQEESLARIADQMSNH, from the coding sequence ATGCTGCCCCTTTCCAGTGAGAGGCGCGATCCGGCGGACCGAGGAAAGAGGAAAGCACGGTTGAGCGCAAGCACCATTGTCACGCGCTTCGCGCCAAGCCCGACCGGCTATCTTCACATCGGTGGAGCGCGGACGGCCTTGTTCAACTGGCTGTTCGCGCGTCATCACGGCGGCAAGTATCTGCTGCGGATCGAGGATACCGACCGCGCACGATCGACCCCCGAGGCGATCGACGCCATTCTCGACGGCCTTGCCTGGCTCGACATCGCGGGCGACGGGGAGCCGCACTTCCAGTCGCACTATGAGGCCCGCCATGCCGAAGTCGCGCACCAGCTGATCGAACGCGGCGCGGCCTATCGCTGCTACCTTAGCCAGGACGAACTCGCCCGCCGCCGCGAGGAAGCACAGGCGGCGAAGAAGCCGTTCCGCATCGTCAGCGAATGGCGCGATGGCGGCGAGGCCCCTTCCCCCGATGCGCCTTTCGTGGTGCGGCTGAAGGCGCCGCGCGAGGGCGAGACGGTGATCGAGGACATGGTCCAGGGCCGCGTCGTGGTCCGGAACGAGGAACTCGACGACTTCGTCCTGCTCCGCTCCGACGGCACGCCGACCTACATGCTGGCGGTGGTGGTCGACGATCACGACATGGGCGTCACCCACGTCATCCGCGGCGACGACCATCTCAACAATGCCTTCCGCCAGCTGGCGATCGTCAAGGCGATGGGCTGGCCCGAACCGACCTACGGCCACATCCCGCTGATCCACGGCGCGGACGGGGCCAAGCTGTCGAAGCGCCACGGCGCGCTCGGCGTCGATGCCTATCGCGACGAGATGGGCATCCTGCCCGAAGCCCTCTTCAACTATCTCCTCCGTCTCGGCTGGGGGCATGGCGACGACGAGATCATCAGCCGCGAGCAGGCGATCGAATGGTTCGACATCGACCATGTCGGCAAATCGCCCAGCCGGATGGATCTGAAAAAGCTCGAGAACGTCAACGGCCATTACCTGCGGCATGCCGAAGACAGCCGGCTTGCCGTGCTGGTCGCGGCGCGACGTGGCGGTCTGGACGCTGAGGAATTGGCGCTGCTCGAACGGGCGATGCCCGAGCTCAAGGCGCGCGCCAAGGACCTGAACGAGCTCAGCGCCAACGCCGACTTCCTGTTCGTGTCCCGGCCGCTGCAAATGGACGACAAGGCGGCAAGCCTGCTCGACGACACTGCACGGGCGCTGCTCGGCCGGCTCCACGACGCGCTGAAGGGCGCGGAATGGACCCACGACGGGACCGAAGCCGTGGTCAAGGCGCTGGCCGAAGCCGAAGGGCTGAAGCTCGGCAAGCTCGCCCAGCCGCTGCGCGCGGCGCTGACCGGACGGGCCACCAGCCCCGGCATTTTTGACGTGCTGGTGCTGCTCGGGCAGGAAGAAAGCCTCGCTCGCATCGCCGACCAGATGTCGAACCACTAA
- a CDS encoding acyl-CoA dehydrogenase family protein: MSQFDLTDDQRQIQDLARQFTAAEITPHAAEWDEKHHFPRATVQKAAELGFGAIYVSEESGGIGLGRLESALIFEAMSYGCPSTSAFISIHNMAAWMIDRFGSQAVKDKYLPSMIGMERLGSYCLTEPSSGSDAAALKTRAVRDGDHYVVSGSKAFISGGGENEIYVTMVRTGEDGPKGISCLVIEKDMPGVSFGAQERKLGWHSQPTAQVNFDDVRVPVENRVGGEGEGFRIAMMGLDGGRLNIGACSLGGAQRCLDEAVAYTKERKQFGTAIADFQNTQFMLADMATELEAARALLYLAAAKVTDNAPDKTRFAAMAKRLATDTGSSIADRALQLHGGYGYLMDYPIERFWRDLRVHSILEGTNQVMRMITAREMLRQ, encoded by the coding sequence ATGTCCCAGTTCGACCTCACCGACGACCAGCGCCAGATCCAGGATCTGGCGCGGCAATTCACGGCCGCCGAAATCACGCCCCATGCGGCCGAGTGGGACGAGAAACATCATTTTCCGCGCGCCACCGTCCAGAAAGCGGCCGAGCTCGGGTTCGGGGCGATCTACGTGTCGGAGGAAAGCGGCGGGATCGGGCTCGGCCGGCTCGAATCAGCGCTGATTTTCGAAGCGATGAGCTATGGCTGCCCATCGACCAGCGCGTTTATCTCGATCCACAACATGGCGGCGTGGATGATCGACCGCTTCGGCAGCCAGGCCGTCAAGGACAAGTATCTGCCGAGCATGATTGGCATGGAGCGCCTCGGCTCCTACTGCCTGACCGAGCCGTCGAGCGGCTCGGATGCGGCGGCGCTCAAGACGCGCGCGGTGCGCGATGGCGATCATTATGTGGTCAGCGGCTCCAAGGCGTTCATTTCGGGCGGCGGCGAGAATGAGATCTACGTCACCATGGTCCGCACCGGCGAGGACGGCCCAAAGGGCATCAGCTGCCTGGTGATCGAAAAGGACATGCCCGGCGTCAGCTTCGGCGCGCAGGAGCGCAAGCTCGGCTGGCACTCGCAGCCGACCGCGCAGGTCAATTTCGACGACGTCCGGGTGCCGGTCGAGAACCGTGTAGGCGGCGAGGGCGAGGGCTTCCGCATCGCCATGATGGGTCTCGACGGCGGGCGCCTCAACATCGGCGCGTGCAGCCTCGGCGGCGCCCAGCGCTGCCTCGATGAGGCCGTCGCCTATACCAAGGAACGCAAGCAGTTCGGCACCGCCATCGCCGATTTCCAGAACACCCAGTTCATGCTGGCCGACATGGCGACCGAGCTCGAGGCGGCGCGTGCCCTCCTCTATCTCGCCGCGGCCAAGGTCACCGACAATGCACCCGACAAGACGCGGTTCGCGGCGATGGCCAAGCGGCTTGCGACCGACACCGGGTCGAGCATCGCCGACCGCGCGTTGCAGTTGCATGGCGGCTACGGTTACCTGATGGATTATCCGATCGAGCGGTTTTGGCGCGATCTGCGGGTCCATTCGATCCTCGAAGGGACCAACCAGGTCATGCGGATGATCACCGCGCGCGAAATGCTGCGCCAGTGA
- a CDS encoding cytochrome b/b6 domain-containing protein: MTDPAHTEAALAVPVWDVAVRLVHWSLVPLIAFSWWSAENGEIEWHIRSGLTILFLLLFRILWGMFGSSTARFRSFVRGPGKVRAYLRDPSGWRGVGHTPLGAMSVVALLGLMLLQVGFGLPLSDEDGVVSGPLNRLVSFDTAEWARDVHEILFNLLLALIALHVAAIIFYRWKGRHLVGAMVTGRSKDYPAGTPGMIRVGAGRLALCLVIAAAVSLWIANGVPGL; the protein is encoded by the coding sequence ATGACTGACCCGGCGCATACCGAAGCCGCCCTTGCGGTGCCGGTGTGGGATGTGGCCGTTCGGCTGGTTCACTGGAGCTTGGTACCACTGATCGCCTTTTCCTGGTGGTCGGCGGAAAACGGCGAAATCGAATGGCACATCAGGAGCGGTCTCACGATCCTGTTCCTGCTGTTGTTCCGGATCCTGTGGGGGATGTTCGGCAGCTCGACCGCCCGCTTTCGCTCGTTCGTGAGGGGGCCGGGCAAGGTGCGAGCCTATCTTCGCGATCCCTCGGGCTGGCGCGGGGTCGGGCACACGCCGCTTGGTGCCATGAGTGTGGTCGCATTGCTTGGTCTCATGCTTCTCCAAGTCGGATTTGGCCTGCCCCTTTCCGACGAGGACGGGGTGGTCAGCGGACCGCTCAACCGGCTGGTCAGCTTCGACACCGCCGAATGGGCGCGCGACGTGCACGAGATCCTGTTCAACCTGCTGCTTGCCCTGATCGCGCTGCATGTCGCGGCCATCATCTTTTATCGGTGGAAGGGCCGGCATCTCGTCGGAGCGATGGTCACGGGGCGGAGCAAGGATTATCCTGCCGGCACGCCGGGAATGATCAGGGTCGGCGCCGGCCGGCTGGCGCTATGTCTCGTGATTGCGGCCGCCGTGAGCCTGTGGATCGCCAATGGAGTGCCGGGACTATGA
- a CDS encoding ComEC/Rec2 family competence protein, translating to MDVAVSTGSAPAGLHWQARAFFASAEKRLEAERSQLAPWAVVAFGGGIALWLVLADPVAWTSLLLFAAGLVLVGLVVGGRSGQVIASVALCAALGCALIWWRSGEVAAPRLDKPRMAAFEADVLRTERLVAKDSLRLTLAPSDPRLPPKFRVSLPLADAESLGPALGVGARIRLRARLAPPMPMALPGTHDFARDAWFMGLGATGRALGDVTIIEPAHESGLDRIRSRLDSHVRSRLSPAEGGIATALATGDQGSVTDSDAEAMRRSGLAHLLSVSGLHIAAVIGFFYLLVLRSLALFPAAALRWNLVALGFAVGALAGVGYTILTGLQVPTVRSCIAALLVLVGVLLGREAISLRLLATGALLILLIRPEAIAGASFQLSFAAVLTLVTLYGSPRFKAWFERREEGWARASLRSVGAMAATSLAIEFALMPFALYHFHRAGLYGVAANLIAIPLTTFVIMPLEAAALLLDVVGLGAPFWALTGWAIGLLLQVAHSVADTPGASTVLPAMPRLAFALIIGGGLWFGIWSTSWRWWAAAPLAAGILLTIAEPLPDLLITGDGKHLAVIDERGTPWLLRDRTGDFVRDLMAENAGFDGDPPPLAAYLQARCSADACVANLGDTGRTLLALRSTQWLDWTELTRACAAADIVVADRRLPRGCRGRWLTLDAPRLRETGGLVIDAEKGRVASVAERVNRLPWAGGGS from the coding sequence ATGGATGTTGCCGTTTCCACAGGCAGCGCGCCGGCAGGGCTGCACTGGCAAGCCAGAGCGTTCTTCGCAAGTGCGGAAAAACGCCTTGAGGCCGAACGTTCCCAGCTTGCGCCGTGGGCGGTAGTCGCTTTTGGTGGCGGAATAGCCCTTTGGCTGGTGCTGGCGGACCCGGTTGCCTGGACATCGTTGCTGCTGTTTGCCGCCGGGCTCGTCCTCGTCGGGCTGGTCGTCGGCGGGCGCAGCGGACAGGTCATTGCCTCGGTCGCCCTTTGCGCGGCGCTCGGCTGCGCGCTTATCTGGTGGCGGAGCGGAGAAGTGGCGGCGCCCCGCCTCGACAAACCGCGGATGGCCGCGTTCGAGGCCGACGTACTCCGGACCGAACGGCTCGTCGCGAAAGACAGCCTGCGGCTGACGCTGGCGCCGTCCGATCCCAGGCTGCCGCCGAAGTTCCGCGTCTCACTGCCGCTGGCCGACGCCGAGTCGCTGGGACCGGCGCTGGGGGTAGGCGCCAGGATCCGCCTGCGCGCGCGGCTCGCCCCGCCGATGCCGATGGCTTTGCCCGGCACCCACGACTTCGCCCGCGACGCGTGGTTCATGGGGCTTGGGGCCACCGGACGGGCGCTGGGCGACGTCACGATCATCGAACCCGCGCATGAAAGCGGCCTCGATCGCATCCGAAGCCGGCTCGATTCGCATGTCCGCAGCCGATTGAGCCCGGCCGAAGGCGGTATCGCCACGGCACTGGCGACCGGCGACCAGGGCTCCGTCACCGACAGCGATGCGGAAGCGATGCGCCGATCGGGTCTTGCCCACCTCCTGTCCGTCAGCGGGCTCCATATCGCGGCGGTGATCGGCTTCTTTTATCTGCTGGTGCTGCGAAGCCTTGCCCTGTTCCCCGCAGCCGCGCTGCGCTGGAACCTGGTCGCACTCGGATTTGCCGTCGGCGCCCTGGCGGGGGTCGGCTATACGATCCTTACCGGATTGCAGGTGCCCACCGTGCGAAGCTGCATCGCTGCCTTGCTCGTGCTCGTCGGCGTGCTCCTCGGCCGCGAAGCAATTAGCTTGCGATTGCTGGCGACCGGGGCGCTGCTGATCCTGCTGATCCGGCCGGAAGCGATTGCGGGCGCGAGTTTCCAGCTCAGCTTCGCGGCGGTCCTGACCCTCGTCACCCTGTATGGCTCCCCGCGCTTCAAGGCATGGTTCGAGCGCCGCGAAGAAGGATGGGCAAGGGCAAGCCTTCGCTCGGTCGGGGCGATGGCCGCGACCAGCCTCGCGATCGAATTCGCGCTGATGCCCTTTGCGCTCTACCACTTTCACCGCGCCGGCCTGTACGGCGTCGCGGCCAACCTCATCGCCATTCCGCTCACCACCTTTGTCATCATGCCCCTGGAGGCTGCGGCACTGCTGCTCGATGTTGTCGGGCTGGGCGCTCCATTCTGGGCCCTGACCGGCTGGGCGATCGGCCTGTTGCTACAGGTCGCCCATTCGGTTGCCGACACGCCCGGCGCCAGCACCGTCCTGCCGGCCATGCCGCGCCTCGCCTTTGCCCTGATCATCGGCGGCGGACTGTGGTTCGGAATATGGTCGACAAGCTGGCGATGGTGGGCAGCGGCACCACTCGCGGCCGGCATCCTCCTCACCATTGCCGAGCCGCTGCCCGATCTCCTCATTACCGGGGACGGCAAGCATCTGGCGGTGATTGACGAGCGCGGTACGCCGTGGCTGCTGCGCGATCGGACAGGTGATTTCGTTCGCGACCTGATGGCCGAAAATGCCGGCTTCGATGGCGACCCGCCGCCGCTTGCCGCTTATCTCCAGGCGCGATGCAGTGCCGATGCCTGTGTCGCCAATCTCGGCGATACGGGGCGGACGCTGCTGGCGCTGCGCTCGACCCAGTGGCTCGACTGGACCGAACTGACGCGCGCTTGCGCCGCCGCCGATATCGTAGTCGCCGACCGCCGCCTTCCGCGCGGCTGCCGCGGGCGGTGGCTGACGCTTGACGCGCCGCGACTGCGGGAAACCGGCGGCCTCGTCATCGATGCAGAGAAAGGCAGGGTGGCCAGCGTCGCCGAGCGGGTCAACCGTCTGCCGTGGGCCGGCGGAGGCTCTTAG